In the genome of Falco naumanni isolate bFalNau1 chromosome 5, bFalNau1.pat, whole genome shotgun sequence, the window CACACAGGGTGCCACTGTAATGGTCCGAGTGGCCACAAATGAGGCGAAAGTGGGAAATGTTGACCCAAAACAAGCATCCAGCATTGTTTTGGGTACGCGATGTGCCTCCACCATGGTCCCAGCGGCCTCCAAGGCAGCTAAACTAGGACACATTCACCCAAGTGGTCCCCAAAATGGTCCAAGTGGCCACCAAGAAGAATCAAATGAGAATTGGTTGCCCAAAATAACCCTCCGGCGTTGCCTGCAGGGTGCGAGGGGAGGTGCGGCATGGCAGCCATCCGCCTGAAAGCCGGGGCAAGCTTTGAGGGCGAGAGCTTCTACACCTTCACAAGGGACACGCTGCCCAGCTACGCAGCCCCCCGCTTCGTGAGGATCCAGGTCAGAGGTCCCAGGGTCCCCGTGGCAGCCGGGggatgggtttggtttggtCTTCTGCCAAATGAGTCCTTTGGATGAAGGGCAATGCAGCTGCACCCATTTCCGATGGCCATGTTGGGTGTCCCCCACGTTTCCCATGACCATGTTGGGTGTCCCCCAAGTTTCCCATGACCATGTTGGGTGTCCCCCAAGTTTCCAACAATGGTACTGGTGTTGGGGTTCGGTGGTGATAGCACCCTGTTGCCGAAGACACTGTCCGTTGATTTCTGGTGATGGTCacccaaaaaaatcaaatgacCACATCATCAGAGTCACCCTCTACTGACAACGGTATCAAGGTCCTTCCTTCCCTGTGACTGCTGTGGTCACCCTGTGCCCATGATCTGACGCCACCATTTGGTGCCGCCGACGGCGTCGAGGTCCCCTATTTCTGAGGACGGTGTCCATGCCGGGTACGCTGTCCCTGCATCCCCACCCCACTACCCTGTTTCTGATGACCCCCATCCACCTCCACAGGATGCTTTGGAGATCACGGGGACCTTCAAGCAGTGCAAAGGCAACCTCGTCAAAGAAGGCTTCGACCCCAATGTCATCAAAGACCCCCTCTTCTTCCGCGACGACAAGAAGAAATCCTACGTGCCCTTGAACCCCGACACCTACGCCGCCATCCTGGACATGAAGCTCAACCTGTAGAAGAAGGAACCACACCAGGGTCTCCACGGTGGCCCAGGGGGGCTAATTGCCTCAGGGCAATTAGCAAGAACAATTTGGGGCTAATCGGGCAGTTTTCGCATCCTTTGAGGAGTTTTTTTAATGGTGTTGGAGCACGAGGAGGGTGACTGGCTGGTCTCGGTGTTCGCTAACCCaccccaggctggctgcagcaatTAAAAGCTTAATTCCAATTATTTGGGTCCAGGTGGGTGCTGGGATGTTGAAGGGCTGTTTTCCAGGGCCCGATTGATGCTTTTTCCCTTCTGGAGGGGGCAAGTGGTGGCCCAAATGCTCCCTGCTGCCGAGGAGGGAATATTTGCTCAGCACTGGCCTCTTCCTTGCCCACAGGGATGGATTTAGCCCCCGAACGCTCTCACATTCCCACCCAGGGCTCATTGAGCTGCTTCAGCTCATCTGTATGGAACAAAATCCACTTATTTCTCTCCCTGACCCAATTTTCTGCCCCATCAATGACTTAAAACTGGCTCGGGAAGGCAGCCCAGGCTCCCCCGATCTCTTGGAGCTGTGTGAGGCGCACTGAGCCCCCACGACCACAtcagctccttcccacccttCCCCATCACCACCGAGCGATGTAACTGGCACCAAAGGAGCCCATTTCTCCCTGCTGCCGCTTTCTGCCGGATCGGGTGGCAAAACCGCCTTGCAAGCGCCATCCCAGCTCTTCCTCTCCCAACCGCGAGCCGTCACCCTTTGAATTTTTCATAGAAAAGGtgaaatcttttatttacaAACCTTCTCAGTGGCAGTGGGGCgggaaagaagaggagaagagctACGCATCCGTCGGGAACCCTTCACTTGGTGCCATCCCcgaggagctgcagctccaccATCCGTGGGGGGGATTCTTTGGGGGTGCGGCGGATCTCGAGGGGGCCGCGTTGTTCCTGCTGGAGCTCCCCCACGCGAAGCCGCAGGCGTTGCTCGCGTCGTTTACAAGCTTGGAGTTGCCGTTGGGCTTTACTGAGGGCGTCGAGGGCGGCTTCGGCACGACGTTTCCAAAGCAGGGCATTGCCCACCTGGTAGCTGTGCTCGCTCTGGATGTACGCTCCCACCGGCGGTGGCAGCCGCAGCATGTAAAGGGAGGGGGATACGGGgcgaggaggggctgggggggcacctTCGGGCAGAGCCGGGGTGGCCGTGGCTTCTCCGTCCCCTGTGGCCACCAAAAGGCTTTCTGGGAGGGGGCCACGGGCACCTGAAGGGCCGGGAAGGGCTGGGACACCCCCGTGGTCACCGGCCGGGGGGGCACCAGGGTCTTCGCCTTCCCCCGGGAAGCAGGAGACGTCAGCAGTAAAGGGGGGGTCCGGGGGAGAAGGAGTGGGGTCCTGCCTGCGGAGGGAAAGAGGAGATTAAATCGGGGGGACCCCACAGCACAccacccctcccccaccccctgggACTCACCTCCACCTCCTGGTAGCCCGAAGGGGTTTTGGGGTGTCACTCTTGGGCACGGGGGGCTTCAGCTTGGTGGCCCGGGGGGGTTTGGGGGAGGAAAATTCAAAGACGGTGGGCACGGCCCCTTCCTTGAGACGGTGGTAGCCACTGTGAGGGGTGGAAAAATGAGGGGGGATGTCAGTTGGTGGCATGGGGCACCCCCAAaggccctggggagggggatcCCCAAGGTTCCCCATGGTTGTCAGTGTCCTCAGGCTGTCTGCACCCTGCAGCTCTAGGGGGTCCCCAAAAGtcctgggggtggaggggggggggctccAAGCTCTAGGGCAGACTTTGGGGAACCTCAAAAGCCTTGGGGGGGTCTCCCCAAAATGCTCGGGGGGGGACCCACAGCCTGCGAGGTCTCTTGGGTGCCCTAAAGCCCTGAAACAGGAGGATGGGGGTCCGCTGAAAGCCCCTGGGGGGGACCCCAGGGTGCTCCGTACCATAACCCCCAGGTCCCTGGGGTACCCTCAAGACCTTtgggggggggagctggggtaCCCCAAGTCTCTAGGAGAAGGTTTATGGGCCCTAAAAAAGCACTGGGGGGGATGACACCCCAAAAGCTTTGGCGGGGGGACCCCAGGGTGCTCCATAAGCCCCAAAGTCCCGGGGACCCCACAAAAGCACTGCAAGGTGGGGGAATCCCAGCTGGAAAAATGAGGTTGGAGCAAACCATTGCAACCGCTAGTGGGGGAGGATAGACCGTGTCAATTCCCAGTCTGGAACAGTccattttccatcaaaatgggtgtgtgtgttgtgGTGTTAATTAGGCCGACCCATTCTCAACAGGGGAAAGGGGTGGCCTCACACATCGTTAAGTGCTTCGTTAATTACCTGAAGCCGACTATCTCAAAGCAGCTCTTCTCAAAGTGCTGGGAGCAGAAGTAAATGTACTTGGAGGCCGGGTCCCACAGGCCCTCTCCGCTCGCGTCCCGCCGTCGGCTGTTCTCCAGCCACAGCGCCCGCCGCGGGTTGTCCTTCTTGGGCAGCCTGGGGGGAGCACGGGGGGAcgggggacacacacacatgcaccgGTCAGCTGCAAAACTGGGGCCTCAGATTacccgcccccctccccgttTTCTGCAAGGTTGGAGGGGTGCTCCCGCCCCTGAAAATGGAACAGTCCAGGGAGGCCTGGTTAAAAGGGATGGGGTTAAACCATTCCTAAAATGGGGAGTTGTGGGGGAGGAGCCCCGTACCTGGAGGAAACCATTGCTTCGGGTAGGGGTGGTGGTGGTCTAGCTGGGCTAAACCATTGCTAAAAGCAGGGGGGGCACATACTAGGCCAACCCATTGCACAGGGAAGGGCACACCTGGGCCAAACCACTGCTAAAGGTTGGGGGGGGCACACCTGAGCTAAACCATTGCAAACAGGAGGGGCATACCTGGGCCAAACCACTgataaaggggggggggggggacacacctGGGATAAACCATTGCTAAAGGGGAGTGGCATACCTAGACCAAACCATTGCCAAAGGAGGGGGAAACACACCTGGGCTAAATCACTGCTAAAGACTGGAAGGACACTACACCCGGGCCAACCCATTGCAAAGGGTGGGAAGACACGTGGGCCGACCCATTGCAAAGAGAGGGGGGAAACGAACAGCTGGGCTAAATCATTACTACAGTGTGTATTGGAgcgtgtgtctgtgtgtgtgtgtgtgtgtgtctgtgtctgtgtctgtgtccgCAAACGAAGCATTAAGAGGTGAAAAACCTCCCAAATAAAATCAACTCAAAGCAGGAACAGGGAGA includes:
- the THAP7 gene encoding THAP domain-containing protein 7, which translates into the protein MPRHCSAAGCCTRDTRETRNRGISFHRLPKKDNPRRALWLENSRRRDASGEGLWDPASKYIYFCSQHFEKSCFEIVGFSGYHRLKEGAVPTVFEFSSPKPPRATKLKPPVPKSDTPKPLRATRRWRQDPTPSPPDPPFTADVSCFPGEGEDPGAPPAGDHGGVPALPGPSGARGPLPESLLVATGDGEATATPALPEGAPPAPPRPVSPSLYMLRLPPPVGAYIQSEHSYQVGNALLWKRRAEAALDALSKAQRQLQACKRREQRLRLRVGELQQEQRGPLEIRRTPKESPPRMVELQLLGDGTK